One region of Candidatus Thiopontia autotrophica genomic DNA includes:
- the ispE gene encoding 4-(cytidine 5'-diphospho)-2-C-methyl-D-erythritol kinase, with the protein METQQQTVWPAPAKLNLFLHVTGRRSDGYHELQTVFQFVDLQDQISIEVTDSGEIERPTGLEGVSAEDDLVVQAAKALQKQTDTSFGAIINVDKQIPAGGGLGGGSSDAATILVALNKLWSTGLSQAELSAIGLQLGADVPIFIYGKSAWAEGVGEELVTVEPPEYTYLLLDPGVSVSTADIFQAKELTRNTPKAKIAGFLRGSLANSGRNDCEPVVIARYPEIAEALKWLSQFGDARMTGTGGCLFVALSDHAEAERIRGQLPEKWSGFVVRGMNRSPLVTG; encoded by the coding sequence GTGGAGACCCAGCAACAAACTGTCTGGCCGGCACCAGCAAAACTCAACCTTTTTCTTCATGTAACAGGACGTCGTAGCGATGGTTATCATGAGCTTCAGACCGTATTCCAGTTTGTTGATCTGCAGGATCAGATCTCGATTGAGGTTACAGATAGCGGAGAAATTGAGCGTCCAACAGGACTTGAAGGGGTGAGTGCAGAGGATGATCTGGTCGTACAGGCTGCAAAAGCCCTGCAAAAACAGACGGATACATCATTTGGCGCAATAATTAATGTGGATAAGCAGATCCCGGCCGGTGGTGGGCTAGGGGGCGGAAGCTCGGATGCGGCAACCATCCTGGTTGCTCTCAACAAGCTGTGGTCGACCGGTCTGTCTCAAGCTGAGCTCTCTGCAATAGGATTGCAACTGGGGGCTGATGTGCCGATCTTTATCTACGGAAAATCTGCGTGGGCAGAAGGGGTTGGAGAAGAGTTGGTAACTGTTGAGCCACCTGAATACACTTATCTTCTGCTTGACCCTGGAGTTTCGGTCTCTACCGCAGATATTTTTCAAGCGAAAGAATTGACACGAAACACTCCAAAAGCGAAAATAGCCGGCTTTCTGCGTGGCTCTTTGGCCAATAGTGGAAGGAATGATTGCGAGCCCGTTGTTATTGCACGCTATCCAGAGATTGCAGAGGCTCTGAAATGGCTCTCTCAATTTGGTGATGCAAGAATGACCGGAACAGGTGGTTGTCTGTTCGTTGCATTAAGTGATCATGCAGAGGCCGAACGAATTAGAGGACAGCTGCCTGAAAAATGGAGTGGTTTTGTGGTTAGAGGAATGAATAGATCACCTTTGGTCACGGGGTAA
- the lolB gene encoding outer membrane lipoprotein LolB, giving the protein MPERIQPVEVVAWEVRQQQLATLQEWSVDGRVAFRSGLDGGQSGFSWQHTAQSQRFDLTGILGAGSFSLKSGLSGVELTTGDGEIYRGEDPERLLFEISGWRFPVKEASYWVRGLPDPQFSALPMVLDKKNRLQLMAQSGWSVEIIRYQYVGELELPALVAMERGDVRVKLRLTNWKIG; this is encoded by the coding sequence GTGCCGGAACGAATCCAGCCAGTTGAGGTGGTAGCCTGGGAGGTTAGGCAGCAACAACTTGCTACACTGCAGGAGTGGAGTGTGGATGGACGTGTGGCATTTCGTTCTGGGCTGGACGGGGGGCAGAGTGGTTTTTCGTGGCAACATACGGCCCAATCTCAACGTTTTGATCTCACCGGAATTTTGGGAGCTGGGTCATTTAGCCTAAAAAGTGGCCTGTCTGGTGTTGAGCTTACAACGGGAGATGGCGAGATCTACAGGGGAGAAGATCCAGAGCGGTTATTGTTTGAGATTAGTGGATGGAGATTTCCTGTGAAGGAGGCTAGTTACTGGGTAAGAGGATTGCCTGACCCACAATTCAGTGCGCTTCCCATGGTGCTGGATAAGAAAAATCGACTCCAACTTATGGCGCAGTCAGGCTGGAGTGTTGAGATTATCAGATATCAATATGTTGGAGAGTTGGAACTTCCTGCATTGGTGGCGATGGAGAGAGGTGATGTGCGGGTCAAATTACGGTTAACCAACTGGAAGATAGGGTAG
- a CDS encoding tetratricopeptide repeat protein, whose translation MKTIPQLLALTLLALLTGCASMKSTLADPQDIAVVPAAHEAGDSIMFNVLVAEISARRGDHDSTYEYYQRATRQTDNPAIAERGARLSIHSQNVERTISSTETWVERAPESVEARRILGALLLRNHQPDLAVKHFEKIIALKEADADGGVLGAFMLIAEQLRKEPNKVVASQVLRKVVRRSIEVPEAWYVQAWYYTKTKKPEKAMESVDRALSLRPGWGKAVVLRVSIMESLGETKEVLSFLEEQVEEFTGDADIFIRYGQALLSQGRDYEALIQFKSALDIHPRSAEILSSIVLVHLSNKNYKHARPFLTRLLEIDGQEDKANYYFGELEEGLGNRKEAITHYASVTHGLIYFNARIRMATLIAEADIDAGISVLRGLSLHDNRRRIQVLLLEGGLLEESGRYIDAIETYSQALELSPGNEDILYTRAMAGDLAGRLDILERDLRAILDKNSGNYHAWNALGYTLTLRTTRYEEARGYLEKAIALRPNDFYVLDSMGWVLYKMGQIGEALDYLTRALDAKQDAEVAAHLGEVRWVSGDQDGASKVWALAKELDENNPILVEILERFSQ comes from the coding sequence GTGAAAACAATTCCGCAGCTTCTTGCCCTGACTCTTTTGGCACTCTTGACTGGTTGTGCAAGCATGAAGAGCACCCTGGCAGACCCCCAAGATATAGCTGTTGTCCCAGCGGCACATGAAGCCGGTGACAGCATTATGTTTAATGTGTTGGTTGCCGAGATCTCGGCACGGCGTGGAGACCATGACTCCACCTATGAATACTACCAGCGCGCAACCAGACAGACTGATAATCCGGCAATTGCAGAGCGCGGTGCCCGTCTCTCCATTCATAGCCAGAATGTTGAACGAACCATAAGTTCTACTGAAACCTGGGTTGAGCGCGCTCCCGAGAGTGTTGAGGCGAGGAGAATACTTGGCGCTCTGTTGCTGCGAAATCATCAACCTGATTTAGCGGTAAAACATTTTGAGAAAATTATCGCCCTGAAAGAGGCGGATGCGGATGGTGGAGTGCTCGGTGCATTTATGTTGATAGCAGAGCAGCTGAGAAAAGAGCCTAACAAGGTGGTAGCAAGCCAGGTGTTGCGGAAGGTGGTGCGACGATCTATTGAGGTGCCGGAGGCGTGGTATGTTCAGGCATGGTATTACACCAAGACAAAAAAACCTGAGAAGGCGATGGAGTCGGTTGATCGTGCACTGAGTCTGCGTCCTGGATGGGGCAAGGCGGTGGTGCTCCGTGTATCTATCATGGAGTCGCTTGGTGAGACCAAAGAGGTTTTGAGTTTTCTTGAGGAGCAGGTCGAGGAGTTTACTGGTGATGCAGATATTTTTATTCGCTATGGCCAGGCCTTGCTCTCTCAGGGGAGGGATTATGAGGCGCTGATTCAGTTTAAGAGTGCGCTGGATATTCATCCTCGTTCAGCAGAAATTCTGAGTTCGATTGTTTTGGTTCACCTCAGCAATAAAAATTATAAACATGCAAGGCCATTCCTGACGCGCCTACTGGAGATTGACGGGCAGGAAGACAAGGCCAACTACTACTTTGGAGAGCTTGAAGAGGGGTTGGGAAATCGGAAAGAGGCAATTACCCACTATGCATCGGTAACTCATGGATTAATCTACTTTAATGCACGGATACGAATGGCGACCCTGATTGCCGAGGCAGATATTGATGCAGGTATCTCTGTTCTTCGTGGCCTATCACTCCATGACAATCGCAGACGTATCCAGGTTCTATTGCTAGAGGGGGGGTTGCTGGAAGAGTCTGGTCGTTATATTGATGCGATTGAAACCTATAGTCAGGCACTGGAGCTGAGTCCAGGGAATGAGGATATTCTCTATACCAGAGCAATGGCAGGTGATCTGGCTGGCAGGCTGGATATTCTGGAGCGCGACTTACGTGCAATCCTGGACAAGAATTCAGGCAATTACCATGCATGGAATGCGCTTGGATACACCCTGACACTACGTACAACCCGTTATGAAGAGGCAAGAGGATATCTGGAAAAGGCAATTGCACTGCGCCCCAATGACTTCTATGTGCTCGATAGTATGGGTTGGGTGCTCTACAAGATGGGGCAAATTGGAGAGGCGCTGGACTATCTGACTCGTGCACTGGATGCCAAGCAGGATGCAGAAGTGGCAGCACATCTGGGTGAGGTTAGATGGGTCAGTGGAGATCAGGATGGGGCCAGCAAGGTCTGGGCGCTTGCAAAGGAGCTAGATGAGAACAATCCAATATTGGTCGAGATCCTGGAACGTTTCTCGCAATAA
- a CDS encoding glutamyl-tRNA reductase: MTLVAFGINHKTAPVDIREKVSFAPEKIPYALKDLTSNSDFNEAAILSTCNRTEIYCGMKEYNENRVVEWLSDFHRLESGKVRPYTYLHPDHDAVRHMLRVASGLDSLVLGEPQILGQMKTAFTAANEAGTTGKILNRLFQHTFKSAKQVRTDTAIGSSPVSVAFAAVSLGKQIFGDLSGKSVMLIGAGETIELAARHLHEQGIGKMIVANRTVEKAHKLTEEFGGYAISLTEIPDHLSEADIVISSTASPLPILGKGAVESALKDRRHQPMFMVDIAVPRDIEPEVDNLEDVYLYTVDDLQEVIQENMKSRQDAAKQAEEIIDTQVVHFMDWVDAQGSVSTIRAFRAQADRTREEMLIKSSKMLAAGEDPQHILDVLAHQLTNKLIHSPCSQLRSAGNDERNNLIGATRTLFNLDNH, from the coding sequence ATGACACTGGTCGCATTTGGCATAAACCACAAGACAGCTCCTGTAGATATCAGGGAGAAGGTCTCCTTTGCTCCGGAGAAAATTCCGTACGCACTAAAGGATCTGACATCAAACTCTGACTTTAATGAGGCAGCAATTCTCTCTACCTGTAATCGCACAGAAATTTACTGTGGCATGAAAGAATACAATGAGAACAGGGTTGTTGAATGGCTTAGTGATTTTCACCGCCTGGAGAGTGGCAAGGTAAGGCCTTATACCTACCTGCATCCTGACCATGATGCGGTACGCCATATGCTACGTGTTGCCAGCGGATTGGACTCTCTGGTTTTGGGAGAGCCCCAGATTCTTGGGCAGATGAAGACAGCATTCACTGCCGCCAATGAGGCTGGGACAACCGGGAAAATCCTTAATCGTCTATTTCAGCACACTTTTAAATCTGCCAAACAGGTACGTACCGATACTGCAATTGGCAGTAGTCCGGTATCAGTTGCCTTTGCTGCCGTCTCTCTGGGCAAACAGATCTTTGGTGATCTGAGCGGAAAATCTGTTATGTTGATTGGTGCTGGTGAGACTATTGAACTTGCAGCCCGTCACCTTCATGAGCAGGGTATTGGGAAGATGATTGTTGCCAACAGAACTGTCGAGAAGGCGCACAAACTGACAGAGGAGTTTGGTGGTTACGCTATCTCATTAACAGAAATCCCGGATCATCTGAGCGAGGCCGATATTGTAATCTCCTCCACTGCCAGTCCACTTCCAATTCTTGGAAAAGGTGCTGTTGAGAGTGCGCTCAAGGATCGCCGCCACCAGCCCATGTTCATGGTTGATATTGCTGTGCCTCGTGACATTGAGCCAGAGGTGGATAATCTTGAGGATGTCTATCTCTACACGGTTGATGATCTGCAGGAGGTAATCCAGGAAAACATGAAGTCACGTCAGGATGCTGCCAAGCAGGCTGAGGAGATTATTGACACTCAGGTTGTTCACTTTATGGACTGGGTAGATGCACAAGGATCGGTCTCAACCATTCGTGCCTTTCGCGCACAAGCCGACCGTACTCGTGAAGAGATGCTGATTAAATCAAGCAAGATGCTCGCCGCCGGTGAAGACCCTCAACACATCCTTGATGTTCTGGCACACCAGCTTACCAATAAGCTAATTCACTCTCCCTGTAGCCAGCTTAGGTCTGCTGGAAATGATGAACGAAATAACCTGATAGGTGCCACTCGCACACTGTTTAATCTGGATAATCATTAG
- the prfA gene encoding peptide chain release factor 1 → MKDSILLKLDNLSARLEELNALLSDPETIRDNNRFRTLSQEHAQVTPVVSFYEQYQEVMNDIEAAREMRNESDPEMREMAAEELSIATERKDELELELQKLLLPKDPKDESNIFLEVRAGTGGDEAAIFAGDLFRMYARYVEQRRWQLEIMSQNEGEHGGYKEIIARIVGKGAYSRLKFESGAHRVQRVPETESQGRVHTSAATVAILPEVEEVDHIDINPSDLKVDTFRASGAGGQHVNKTDSAIRLTHLPTGVVVECQDERSQHKNRARAMTLLSAKLLTAERDKQSAEVAENRRNLVGSGDRSERIRTYNFPQGRVTDHRINLTLYKLDEIMMGSLDHIIEPLINEHQADQLAALANEA, encoded by the coding sequence ATGAAAGATTCCATTCTTCTAAAACTGGACAATCTCAGCGCTCGACTGGAGGAGCTCAATGCACTGCTTTCCGATCCGGAAACAATACGTGACAACAACAGGTTTCGTACACTCTCCCAGGAACATGCCCAAGTCACCCCTGTTGTCTCATTCTATGAGCAATACCAAGAAGTTATGAATGATATCGAGGCCGCCAGGGAGATGCGAAATGAGAGTGATCCGGAGATGCGGGAGATGGCTGCGGAGGAGCTGTCCATAGCAACAGAACGCAAGGATGAGCTGGAGCTGGAACTACAGAAACTTCTGCTGCCAAAAGACCCAAAGGATGAGAGCAATATATTTCTTGAGGTACGTGCAGGCACAGGTGGGGATGAAGCTGCAATATTTGCTGGAGATCTGTTCCGCATGTATGCCCGCTACGTAGAACAGCGCCGTTGGCAGCTGGAGATTATGAGCCAGAATGAGGGGGAACATGGTGGCTACAAAGAGATTATTGCCCGCATTGTCGGCAAGGGCGCCTACTCCAGACTAAAGTTTGAGTCTGGTGCACATCGTGTTCAGCGAGTGCCAGAGACTGAGTCACAGGGACGTGTACACACCTCTGCTGCAACTGTAGCGATACTGCCTGAGGTTGAAGAGGTTGATCACATCGACATCAACCCCAGCGATCTGAAGGTAGATACTTTTCGTGCCTCTGGTGCAGGTGGGCAGCATGTCAACAAAACTGATTCTGCCATTCGCCTTACCCACCTTCCCACTGGAGTTGTAGTGGAGTGTCAGGATGAACGTTCACAACACAAAAACCGAGCGCGTGCCATGACTCTACTCTCGGCAAAACTGCTCACTGCAGAGCGCGACAAGCAGAGTGCCGAGGTAGCGGAGAATAGAAGAAATCTGGTCGGCAGCGGTGATCGCTCAGAGCGAATTCGTACCTACAACTTTCCACAGGGGAGAGTCACTGATCACCGCATAAATCTGACCCTATATAAACTTGATGAGATCATGATGGGAAGTCTCGATCACATTATTGAACCACTTATCAATGAGCATCAGGCAGATCAGCTGGCCGCACTTGCCAACGAGGCCTGA
- the prmC gene encoding peptide chain release factor N(5)-glutamine methyltransferase, whose translation MTTIEQSLQHATEQLTKSGSDTAHLDSELLLGNVIGRSRTWLHTWPESTIDNDNLHLFSNLIQRRADGEPVAHLIGKQEFWSLSLKITADTLVPRPETEVMVEQVLGLVPEEAEWKIADLGTGSGAIAIAVANERAGCTITATDQSAATLAVARENGHSHHLKNIKFLQGSWFEPLDSIDQRYDLILSNPPYIASSDPHLEQGDLRYEPDSALISGDSGMDDLNHLVNNARGYLLPDGILMVEHGYDQGKKVRSLFQHNNFSGVTTLHDLAGLERITYGIRV comes from the coding sequence ATGACCACCATCGAGCAATCTCTACAACATGCAACCGAGCAGCTAACCAAATCCGGATCTGATACTGCTCACCTAGACAGTGAGCTACTGCTTGGCAATGTTATAGGCAGAAGTCGTACCTGGCTCCATACCTGGCCAGAGTCTACTATTGACAACGATAACCTCCATCTTTTCTCTAATCTGATCCAGCGCCGAGCAGATGGAGAACCTGTTGCTCATCTGATTGGGAAACAGGAGTTCTGGTCTCTCTCTCTGAAAATTACTGCCGATACCCTGGTGCCGAGACCGGAGACAGAAGTCATGGTTGAGCAGGTGCTTGGGCTTGTGCCAGAAGAGGCCGAGTGGAAGATCGCCGACCTTGGAACAGGAAGCGGAGCTATCGCTATTGCTGTTGCCAACGAACGTGCAGGATGCACCATTACTGCCACGGACCAATCAGCCGCTACTCTTGCTGTTGCAAGAGAGAATGGCCACAGTCATCATCTGAAAAATATCAAATTTCTGCAAGGGTCGTGGTTTGAGCCACTTGATAGCATAGATCAGCGCTACGACCTGATTCTCTCCAACCCTCCCTATATTGCCAGCAGTGACCCCCATCTTGAGCAGGGTGATCTACGTTATGAACCAGACTCGGCACTAATATCTGGTGACAGCGGAATGGATGATCTCAACCATCTGGTTAACAATGCAAGAGGCTATCTCTTGCCTGATGGAATTCTTATGGTGGAACATGGATACGATCAGGGAAAAAAGGTACGCTCTCTGTTTCAACACAACAATTTTTCAGGAGTCACAACCCTGCATGATCTTGCTGGGCTAGAACGAATCACTTATGGCATTAGAGTCTGA
- the moeB gene encoding molybdopterin-synthase adenylyltransferase MoeB — protein MALESDNELLRYSRQIMLPQVGADGQERLLKANILIVGMGGLGAPAAIYLAAAGAGHLTLVDFDDVDLSNLQRQIIHTTADIGRPKVESAKEALLNLNPDTGITTINKRLSVEEMESEIAKVDLVLDCSDNFTTRFAVNDACIKHGTPLVSGAAIRMEGQISVFRPDQENSPCYRCLYKGGDELDETCTQTGVLAPLVGIIGSMQALEAMKIIMNIGETLSGKLMLLDALTMEWRTLKLPKDPECPACGDHG, from the coding sequence ATGGCATTAGAGTCTGATAACGAATTGCTGCGATATAGCCGCCAAATCATGCTGCCACAGGTTGGAGCAGATGGGCAGGAGCGGTTACTCAAGGCAAACATCCTTATTGTTGGCATGGGTGGATTGGGTGCCCCTGCAGCTATCTATCTGGCTGCTGCTGGAGCCGGACACCTGACTCTGGTTGATTTTGATGATGTGGATCTATCCAATCTACAACGACAGATTATCCATACCACTGCAGATATCGGTCGCCCCAAGGTAGAGTCTGCAAAAGAGGCCCTGCTCAACCTTAACCCTGACACCGGCATTACCACAATTAATAAACGTCTATCTGTCGAGGAGATGGAGAGCGAGATTGCCAAGGTTGATCTGGTACTGGACTGTAGCGATAACTTCACCACCAGGTTTGCTGTTAACGATGCTTGTATCAAACATGGCACCCCCCTGGTCTCAGGTGCAGCGATACGGATGGAGGGGCAGATTTCAGTATTCAGGCCTGATCAGGAAAACAGCCCCTGTTACCGCTGTTTATACAAGGGGGGAGATGAGCTTGATGAAACCTGTACTCAGACTGGTGTGCTTGCACCTCTGGTTGGAATAATAGGGAGTATGCAGGCACTGGAGGCGATGAAGATCATCATGAATATAGGGGAGACCCTAAGTGGCAAGCTGATGTTGCTTGATGCTCTTACCATGGAGTGGCGCACTCTTAAGTTACCAAAGGATCCGGAGTGTCCGGCCTGTGGAGACCACGGATGA
- a CDS encoding M67 family metallopeptidase: MSAQIPRPLAVQLLAEAQNSPEQEVCGLIGGVAVIASKIYPITNVSPDPESRFEMDPIGQITAMRDIRERGTSLWAIYHSHPHSPAKPSRKDLMDAAYPDSLYLVISLNTEGVLEMRGYRMESGDFSEVSLEIV, encoded by the coding sequence ATGAGCGCACAAATCCCCAGACCACTGGCGGTACAGCTACTTGCAGAGGCGCAGAATAGTCCTGAACAGGAGGTCTGCGGACTAATTGGTGGGGTTGCTGTTATCGCCTCGAAAATCTACCCAATCACTAATGTTTCACCAGATCCGGAATCCCGGTTTGAGATGGACCCCATAGGACAGATTACAGCCATGAGAGATATCAGAGAGAGAGGGACATCACTCTGGGCAATCTATCACTCGCACCCCCACTCCCCGGCAAAACCATCTCGCAAGGATCTGATGGATGCTGCCTACCCTGACTCCCTCTACCTTGTTATCTCACTGAATACAGAAGGTGTACTGGAGATGCGTGGCTACAGAATGGAAAGTGGTGACTTCAGTGAGGTTTCTCTGGAGATAGTCTAG
- the parC gene encoding DNA topoisomerase IV subunit A has protein sequence MSESIEMDMEGVEHLPLSEFTEKAYLDYSMYVILDRALPHVGDGLKPVQRRIVYAMSELGLSATAKFKKSARTVGDVLGKFHPHGDSAAYEAMVLMAQNFSYRHPLIDGQGNWGSQDDPKSFAAMRYTESRLTRYSEILLSELGMGTVEWQPNFDGTLKEPILLPARLPNILLNGGSGIAVGMATDIPPHNLREVASACIRLLENRKATVDDLLEHVKGPDYPTDAEIITPREDIQEIYRTGHGSIRMRAVWEKEGSDLVITALPHQVSGNKILEQVATQMRSKKLPMVDDLRDESDHENPTRLVVVPRSNRVDVEQLMSHLFATTDLERTYRVNLNMIGIDGRPGVKGIHKLLKEWLEFREQTVRRRLEHRLEKVLQRLHILDGLLVAYLNIDEVIAIIRSEDKPRPVLMKRFNLSEIQADAILDLKLRHLAKLEEIKIRGEQEELEEERDSLEKVLGSTRRLRTMIRNEITADAEKYGDDRRSPIVVRDSAQAIDPSTLVPSEPVTVVLSEKGWVRAAKGHDVDATALNYKSGDGYLASSNGRSNQPIYFLGSSGRSYTVQASTLPSARGQGEPLTGRLSTPSGEGFVDVIGGALEQKILVSSDAGYGFIATIGDLSSNKKAGKAFLRLPKGAEAMKVISVIENAQWLAVASNEGRLLLFPFHELPELAKGKGNKMIGIPSKRVDSREEFVAGVAVLGDGDGLTVVSGKRTLKLKPSDLENYYGERGRRGSKLPRGFQRVEGLLTGIK, from the coding sequence ATGAGCGAGTCAATAGAGATGGATATGGAGGGAGTGGAGCATCTTCCGCTAAGTGAATTTACCGAGAAGGCCTATCTGGATTACTCAATGTATGTAATCCTGGATCGAGCACTTCCTCATGTTGGTGATGGTCTAAAGCCGGTGCAGCGTCGTATTGTATATGCGATGTCAGAGCTGGGGCTCTCTGCAACAGCCAAGTTCAAGAAGTCAGCCAGAACAGTGGGTGATGTATTGGGTAAATTCCACCCCCATGGTGACTCTGCGGCCTATGAGGCGATGGTGTTGATGGCACAGAATTTCTCCTATCGTCATCCATTAATTGATGGACAGGGCAACTGGGGCTCTCAGGATGACCCCAAATCATTCGCAGCCATGCGTTACACGGAATCACGTCTGACCCGTTATTCAGAGATTCTGTTGAGTGAACTGGGGATGGGCACTGTAGAGTGGCAACCAAATTTTGATGGCACTCTCAAAGAGCCAATACTACTGCCGGCACGTCTGCCAAATATTTTACTTAATGGTGGTTCTGGTATTGCAGTAGGGATGGCTACAGATATTCCTCCACACAATCTGCGTGAGGTAGCATCGGCCTGTATCCGTCTGTTGGAGAATCGCAAGGCGACAGTAGATGATCTATTGGAGCATGTTAAGGGGCCCGACTATCCAACTGATGCGGAGATTATTACGCCCAGGGAAGATATACAGGAGATATATCGTACCGGTCACGGCTCTATCAGGATGCGTGCTGTTTGGGAGAAGGAGGGCAGTGATCTGGTTATCACAGCACTGCCGCATCAGGTCTCTGGTAACAAAATTCTGGAGCAGGTGGCTACCCAGATGCGTTCAAAGAAGCTTCCAATGGTTGATGATCTACGTGATGAGTCAGATCATGAAAATCCAACCAGGCTCGTAGTGGTGCCACGTTCCAACCGAGTTGATGTTGAACAGCTGATGTCGCATCTATTTGCAACTACTGATCTTGAGCGTACCTACAGGGTTAATCTCAACATGATCGGGATCGATGGACGCCCCGGGGTCAAGGGGATTCATAAATTACTGAAAGAGTGGTTGGAGTTTCGTGAGCAGACTGTACGCAGACGTCTCGAACATCGTCTGGAGAAAGTGTTGCAACGACTCCATATTCTCGATGGTCTTTTGGTTGCCTATCTAAATATTGATGAGGTGATTGCAATCATCCGTAGCGAGGACAAGCCGCGTCCGGTATTGATGAAGCGTTTTAACCTGAGTGAGATTCAGGCTGATGCCATTCTTGATCTGAAACTGCGACATCTGGCAAAGCTGGAGGAGATAAAGATAAGGGGTGAGCAGGAGGAGCTTGAGGAGGAGAGAGATAGTCTGGAGAAGGTTTTGGGGTCCACTCGTCGTCTGCGCACCATGATTCGCAATGAGATTACAGCAGATGCCGAGAAGTATGGGGATGACCGTCGTTCACCAATCGTAGTACGCGACAGTGCTCAGGCAATAGATCCGTCTACCCTTGTGCCGTCAGAACCGGTAACAGTGGTGCTGTCAGAGAAGGGTTGGGTGCGAGCGGCAAAGGGACATGATGTGGATGCAACTGCTCTCAACTACAAGAGCGGGGATGGATATCTGGCTTCCAGTAATGGACGTAGCAATCAACCAATCTATTTCCTGGGCTCCTCGGGCAGAAGTTATACGGTTCAGGCTAGTACTCTGCCATCTGCCAGAGGACAGGGTGAGCCTCTAACCGGACGCCTATCAACACCATCTGGAGAGGGTTTTGTTGATGTTATTGGCGGTGCACTGGAGCAGAAGATATTGGTTTCATCTGATGCCGGCTACGGATTTATTGCAACTATTGGCGATCTCTCATCCAACAAAAAGGCGGGCAAGGCATTTCTCCGCCTGCCCAAGGGTGCAGAGGCAATGAAGGTAATTTCGGTTATTGAGAATGCCCAGTGGTTGGCAGTTGCCAGTAATGAGGGGCGGTTATTGCTGTTTCCATTCCATGAGCTTCCAGAGTTGGCCAAGGGTAAGGGCAACAAGATGATTGGCATCCCATCCAAACGGGTCGATAGCAGAGAGGAGTTTGTGGCAGGTGTTGCTGTTTTGGGCGATGGAGACGGCCTTACCGTTGTCTCCGGAAAGCGTACACTGAAATTGAAGCCATCTGATTTGGAAAATTATTATGGGGAGCGTGGGCGCAGAGGCAGTAAATTGCCGCGCGGATTCCAGAGAGTAGAAGGTCTGTTGACGGGAATTAAGTAG